In Rosa chinensis cultivar Old Blush chromosome 1, RchiOBHm-V2, whole genome shotgun sequence, a genomic segment contains:
- the LOC121049714 gene encoding protein Iojap-related, mitochondrial-like, translating into MTNDMKNKVAAFSSSAAKEGLLDLQEVETVLSEVKADDVKVIPANKHCKWADFMVLATGRSTWHGKNIAQALIYKSKKKQKGAQRVVLPTVEGQEGGKWIVIDSGKVIVHALDENAKAYYNLETLWTTKLSEKEPIQEADLEDLREGQKQMMALFHE; encoded by the exons ATGACCAATGACATGAAGAACAAAGTTGCG GCCTTCTCCTCCTCCGCAGCCAAGGAAGGCCTGCTTGATCTCCAGGAGGTCGAGACGGTTCTCAGCGAAGTCAAGGCCGACGACGTCAAGGTCATACCGGCGAACAAGCACTGCAAGTGGGCCGATTTCATGGTCCTCGCCACCGGAAGGTCCACCTGGCACGGCAAGAACATCGCCCAAGCCCTGATTTACAAG TCTAAGAAAAAGCAGAAAGGAGCTCAGCGCGTGGTGCTTCCCACTGTTGAAGGGCAAGAGGGAGGCAAGTGGATTGTCATTGACTCTG GGAAAGTGATAGTTCATGCTCTTGATGAGAATGCTAAAGCTTACTACAATCTGGAGACTCTTTGGACAACAAAGCTGTCTGAGAAAGAACCAATTCAG GAAGCAGATCTTGAGGATTTAAGAGAAGGTCAGAAACAGATGATGGCATTGTTCCATGAGTAA
- the LOC112170429 gene encoding uncharacterized protein LOC112170429, whose amino-acid sequence MADPLVARCIYSGKGHMIPLNQCMSYSELYEDIFRTFQFLPSDVVELQYSVPVSWCCRSRKKLRKYAIAVGFEFVFLRNDVDRIHAVCANVGTEGCDWHLRALSSSANGCLYIRELNNIHTCKGVVRTQKHKLLGSKVVKACIDADVSYNLSLKPKEIMSKFKSTYGFDISYKVALKAKHRAKEAIYGSEADSFSKLSWYKEAVLERFQFCLPMLYVDGTFGKSIYRGQILSATGRNGNQDANWTFFFKQLKSLLEPQGRVITFISDRGTGLLSAFDKVFAGNPHLFCYKHLAANLAGKYRGKDNSVLIEGVKQKFFKVAYSSTEKEYSFNLRLLRAAGGADIIDFFLAEIPVENWCRAFYTRCRYGIMANGIAESFNSWIAIERLMPVYCMLDQTRIKQMEMAGQRRDEAQRWTTELTPKMEERSIVFLVADQFFSCPHGLASIQATSSNVYDYIDKYFRIDMFKKSYSFPILPITNVDMSSSESATECILPPLAKRPPGRPRVKQFKSVGEVEKKLIRCGRCGKMSTHNKLRCTEPLVQQ is encoded by the exons ATGGCTGATCCTCTAGTTGCTAGGTGCATTTACTCTGGCAAAGGTCATATGATTCCTTTGAATCAATGTATGAGCTACTCTGAGTTGTATGAAGACATTTTCCGTACATTCCAGTTTTTGCCAAGTGATGTTGTTGAGCTTCAGTATTCAGTTCCTG TTTCATGGTGTTGCCGATCTCGTAAGAAGCTCAGGAAGTATGCAATTGCAGTTGGTTTCGAGTTTGTATTCCTGAGAAATGATGTGGACCGTATTCATGCAGTCTGTGCAAATGTTGGAACTGAAGGTTGTGATTGGCATCTTCGCGCTCTTTCATCATCTGCCAATGGTTGCCTTTATATAAGGGAGTTGAATAATATTCACACTTGCAAGGGTGTAGTTAGGACTCAAAAACACAAGCTTTTGGGATCCAAGGTTGTCAAGGCTTGCATTGATGCTGATGTTAGCTATAATCTTTCATTGAAGCCAAAGGAGATTATGAGCAAGTTTAAATCAACATATGGGTTTGATATTTCCTACAAGGTTgccttgaaagcaaagcataGGGCTAAGGAAGCGATTTATGGTTCCGAAGCAGATTCATTCAGCAAGTTATCTTGGTATAAGGAAGCTGTTTTGGAAA GATTCCAATTCTGTTTGCCTATGTTGTATGTTGATGGAACATTTGGTAAAAGCATTTACAGGGGTCAGATTCTTTCTGCAACTGGAAGGAATGGAAATCAAG ATGCAAATTGGACATTCTTTTTCAAGCAGTTGAAGAGTTTGCTTGAACCTCAGGGAAGAGTCATCACATTTATTAGTGATCGAGGTACTGGTTTGTTGAGTGCTTTCGATAAGGTATTTGCTGGTAATCCTCATCTGTTTTGTTACAAGCATTTGGCGGCGAACCTTGCAGGTAAATATAGGGGTAAAGATAATTCTGTCTTGATAGAAGGTGTTAAGCAGAAGTTTTTTAAGGTTGCCTATTCCTCTACTGAGAAGGAATACAGTTTCAATTTGCGATTGCTTAGAGCGGCTGGTGGTGCGGATATTATTGACTTTTTTCTTGCTGAAATCCCTGTGGAAAATTGGTGCCGTGCATTTTATACTAGATGCCGTTATGGAATTATGGCTAATGGGATTGCTGAATCATTTAACTCTTGGATTGCAATTGAGCGTTTGATGCCAGTCTATTGTATGTTGGATCAGACCAGAATTAAACAAATGGAGATGGCGGGTCAAAGGAGAGATGAGGCACAACGTTGGACCACAGaactaactcccaaaatggaGGAAAG ATCAATTGTTTTCCTTGTCGCAGATCAATTTTTTTCTTGTCCTCACGGCCTTGCTTCAATACAAGCTACGTCTTCCAATGtatatgattatattgataAGTACTTTCGTATTGATATGTTCAAGAAGAGCTACAGTTTTCCTATCCTGCCGATAACCAATGTTGATATGTCTTCTTCTGAATCTGCTACTGAATGTATATTACCTCCCCTTGCGAAGAGGCCACCCGGAAGGCCTAGGGTGAAGCAGTTCAAGTCGGTTGGAGAGGTTGAAAAGAAGCTGATTCGTTGTGGCCGTTGTGGCAAAATGAGCACTCATAACAAGTTGAGATGTACTGAACCTCTCGTTCAGCAGTAG
- the LOC121051770 gene encoding CASP-like protein 4D1: MLSFKTTRIISLILRILSAIALFTSIVILGINNIDLIPYKNGKPAGKPYTAHFYDIVGFRYIFATAFIGTAYSIGQGVCTIIHLAKGKEVGHVTFDFYAEEVMSNFLASGAVAGFITAAQYLKMWDEINSLIDHRFINMTYIASGLVIFAFLSSFVISIFSSYALGRNDDDELL, translated from the exons ATGCTTTCCTTCAAAACCACTCGTATTATTTCTCTGATATTGAGGATCCTGAGCGCCATTGCGCTCTTTACGTCGATCGTCATCCTTGGCATCAATAATATCGATCTGATTCCTTACAAGAACGGAAAGCCTGCAGGAAAACCCTACACCGCCCACTTTTATGACATAGTAGGGTTCCG ATACATTTTTGCTACAGCTTTTATTGGAACTGCATATTCAATCGGCCAGGGTGTATGTACAATTATCCATTTggcgaaaggaaaagaagtaggGCACGTCACCTTTGATTTCTATGCTGAGGAG GTTATGTCAAATTTTTTAGCTTCAGGAGCTGTCGCAGGATTTATCACGGCTGCGCAGTACTTAAAAATGTGGGATGAAATTAATTCGCTAATAGACCACCGCTTTATCAATATGACATATATAGCATCTGGACTTGTCATCTTTGCCTTCCTCAGCAGTTTCGTAATATCAATATTCTCTTCATATGCACTCGGTagaaatgatgatgatgagcttTTGTAA